Proteins encoded within one genomic window of Trichoderma asperellum chromosome 2, complete sequence:
- a CDS encoding uncharacterized protein (EggNog:ENOG41), producing the protein MKSAVAATLLAGLASASSPIRHLHFPRANGTITSAVDNNAAAPTTLTVIATSVHTIISCAPTVTNCPARTNQTAIGSLPESARTTVVVTDTVVLATTVCPVEQASSISSSLQAAHSSGLITGSTITASAPAVTTPAKAGGNPPAGGNGAKVTFSDVVTDKTLTMTIGKGASASVLTTTIQATTRQTITVTSTLANVQPVQTGSGSSGSSTGGNAPPANGSPANGGSGSGSSGSGSNNGNGSGNCAGAPTVTVTVAKETVTVPASTVFVTVVPSSCGSSSAAAVTGQAANSGSGSSGNGSSGSNNGSGSNNGSGSQGNGSGNNGAGNAAATTTTPCPTDITTTIRSTVTVQPFPINNGTAATSGAALPSSSGFAKLRR; encoded by the exons ATGAAGTccgctgttgctgctacCCTCCTCGCCGGCCTGGCCTCTGCCAGCTCGCCCATCCGCCACCTGCACTTCCCCAGAGCCAACGGAACCATCACCTCTGCCGTGGACAACAACGCCGCTGCTCCCACCACGCTGACCGTCATCGCCACCTCGGTCCACACCATCATCAGCTGTGCTCCCACCGTCACCAACTGCCCGGCTCGCACCAACCAGACTGCCATCGGCAGCCTGCCCGAGTCTGCCAGGACCACCGTCGTTGTCACCGACACCGTTGTGCTGGCCACCACCGTCTGCCCCGTTGAGCAGgcctccagcatctcctcctccctccaGGCTGCCCACTCCTCCGGCCTCATCACTGGATCGACCATCACCGCCTCGGCCCCTGCCGTGACCACCCCGGCCAAGGCTGGCGGCAACCCCCCCGCTGGTGGAAACGGCGCAAAGGTCACCTTCTCCGATGTTGTCACCGACAAGACCCTGACCATGACCATTGGCAAGGGAGCTAGCGCCTCCGtgctcaccaccaccatccagGCCACCACCCGTCAGACCATCACTGTCACCAGCACCCTCGCCAACG TCCAACCCGTTCAGACCGGCAGTGGCAGCTCTGGTTCCAGCACTGGTGGCAACGCTCCTCCTGCTAACGGATCTCCCGCCAACGGTGGCTCCGGCTCTGGCTCTTCCGGCTCTGGCTccaacaacggcaacggctCCGGCAACTGCGCTGGTGCTCCCACCGTCACTGTCACCGTCGCCAAGGAGACCGTCACCGTCCCTGCCTCCACCGTCTTCGTCACCGTTGTCCCCAGCTCTTgcggctcctcctccgccgccgccgtcactGGCCAGGCTGCTAACAGCGGCTCTGGCTCCAGCGGCAACGGCAGCTCTGGTTCCAACAACGGCTCTGGCTCCAACAACGGCTCCGGTTCTCAGGGCAACGGTTCTGGCAACAACGGTGCTGGCAacgctgccgccaccaccaccactccTTGCCCTACTGatatcaccaccaccatccgCTCTACCGTCACCGTCCAGCCTTTCCCCATCAACAACGGCACTGCTGCCACCAGCGGCGCTGCCCTTCCTTCCTCTTCCGGCTTTGCCAAGCTCCGCCGATAA